aatttttgaccaaTAAGGCTGGATTCTaggattcacaccaattatatcgcaAATACTGTTTtaagctcatctacacaataatatttaaaatttgaagtagaAATCCAGCTAAATTATTTAGGTTGaaagtttggttatttcaattgcaattgattatgaattttcactgaaattttaaaatagttttaactttcagaaattgactctttattcaatatgttttaatttaattcaaacattataaaaaaaagttttaaaatattgagagcatgaagaaaaaaatcgacttttaacttttttcataaataattcattGCAAATTAGTTACGTTTTTCTTTGGATCCAGTTCCAACAAAACCCATAACATATCTACCACACTAGTATGAGAGCTtgaaactcaagaaaaaaacaaatgaaaatgaagtttcaaaaacttcatacctaagaatatgattttgatgatcttattttagaattaaatttatatttaaaaattaaagaattcgaacaacaattaataataattctatactttcgaacaacgattcagcaaaatacttcagaaaataatcaaatattcagtttttaatttatagcaattattaacaaacacttttttcaaaatactgtTAACGAAtcgttgcaaaatgagaatcattaaaattttggtgaggGTCTTACCCTGATATGAAAATTcccagtaaaaatattgtggattacttgaagatttttttagcattttcttCTAAGACAATGTGTGTCTAatttcatttgtgaaatgacATTTATATCGGAATTTTTCTTAATGAATTCTTAGAGCTATAATCTTAAACTGTCAATTgttaaattacgaaaattatctttttatcaacacttttttACAGTGAACATATatgattcgcagattgttttataaaaatatcaaaataagtataatgaggaaatttgttaaaagttttcactatttttctttaatttttaatttttcaaattacaaacctACAAGTATACAAACCTACTAAATACAAGACTTATTGGCAACTGCAAACACaaccacccccctcccccctcctccATCCACcactatttttctcaaaataaacgtttttccaCCACATATTAACGATCCttcttattgactgatttttgaaaatttggaaaaaaatcacctcccccaagagccaactctaggaccgcccctgatcggggccggacaaatccggaaaaaaacctggcaaaatccgggcatttgatttcaaagttaTCAACCGAAATCCGGgctatatccgggcaaatttggtaaaaatccagaaattacaCAACacatcaaataaaatataattatgttcatcaaaactcatccgcagagtgttttagcgatattggcgttattttacatcagattatgatgaaaatttgcacatgactGTTTTGAAGGACGAATAATCGATTCTAGGCATCAAAGTTAGGAACAGGGGTTGCCAAATGGGTCGTTCATATCaaccttttaatgttttttcgatattggcgttattctacattggcagtgttcggcactaaagcgctaatccgctaatcgctaattagtccgctaactttttgttagcggattaattttgccgctaaatttttggtaagttagcgaattaaaaagtttcgctattttttggttccgctaatttaAAACCGCTAatcccataatttttttcaaaattcttagaTCACTGCTGATAGAAGTAGGTATTTATACTTTTAGTCATTTATCAGGCTAATTAGGCATTTCGAATGGTCTCAATGGAAGTGTGCGTACTAGAGTCAAATAATAGGAGTATTTTGGGTCACCTCACACCACAGTAACGCAGATTAACCAAGATGGGTAAACAGCAGATGATTCGATCTGTCGACTTTCAGAATcagccatgttgattgtttcgTTGCGTTTGTTTACCTTTAATTCATAGAACAGCTGAGGCCTAAGCTTGCCTTTAAACTTTAGAACATCGAACCATATCGAACGTTTTTACATCGTTTGATTGGTTTATTGTTTTAAAGTAGTTGaaatattcagatttcaaaaattagttcttttttttatttcacggatcagttcatataaaatgagaaaaaaaattgccagagaaaaaattgacattGTAAAGCAGTATGTACATTGAATTGTTCGTTTTGTATTCTATTTATGTTCGAATAGATACTGTATGAACGTTTTGAAACGCTTCTGTCATGAGAATTATACATGTTTGGAAAAGGTGAAAACGTTGAAGATTTTACCAAAAAACAACACTATGTTTGCAAAgcattggaataaaaaaaactttagattcaactataatccaTGCTATTAAcagttaattttttgtattggtTTTAGAAGTTTTAGTTAACTGTATTTGCAATTTCGGTGTAACATTTATACTGTGCATTCAAAtaacacgaaataaaaaaaatatggctaaaaaaaaataaaaaacacatttcattaCATCGGTAGATAGCCTAGTATCGGACCATCGATCGTAGCGCGAATAGTCAAAAAAACCGACTAGACCGCACGTAATGATACAATACCGAGAACCGCATCTATCGATAAATGTGTCTCGGTCGTATTTGAAGCTTTTCTGAGCGATCacagcttcgttcaatcgttagtaaaaatcggtttcaactggtttctgttaactgatagacgttcaacgagccaatgttttggtcgaaactagtcaggtcgatgttcaatggagcaagttgaaactagtcgaaaccaatccagctcggcagcaggattagtttcgacttggtagaaatcggtcgaagtcaattggaaagagacaggtgatcaactgtcaatccatttctacttgattcgacccgtttcgactagagttgattgaacagacatcacatttcatctttttgttcgttcgtactgcaagtttccgcttgtgggacgaaccacgctaggcctactattgtgtggtggtagCTACAAATCTATCCCGTATctaccactgcaaggtagtaggcccgttaggaacaaaacgatgaaacgtgatgaaaagtttttcaaattaaaattacccttccgctcattttcaacatctttcaccttattctaatcttctatccgtctataatctttcaattcttaaatattctttctcaaagaatataaattttcaccaatatagccgataaataatttcataaaaataaatttacggtgattaactcttcattttaaaaaaaatatggtttaGGTTTTTTGTTGGGTAACATTTAgcggttagcgattagcgctctAAGCtttaagcgataactttttcagcacatttagcgattttaattagcgatcgctaacatTGACTAAGTTAGCGATtcaattagcggcgctaatttttcagttagcgatgccgaacactgtacattggattgagatgaaaatttccacaaaaGAGTTTTGAGTGATGCTCTATTGTTTTCaggattcaaattttgagtcaGGGATCGTTCATATtgtctgttcactgtttttgcgatattctcttgattgtgCATAGGATTGTAATAAAagttggcacatgggagttttacagtTAAGGTAATTGATCTCAGGTGTCATTTGGATCATGGTCCAAAAAAAGGGATCGTCCATGGTAgttgttcactgttttcgcgatattgtagcatcgaattgagatgaaaatctgcAGTTGCGGGTTATGagctatgagcaattgactgcAGGCAGCAAATTCCGTGTCACAGGTCGActatattaactgttcactgttttcaaattACTGACGTTATCATATGATTTGAATAGAAAATATCGCACAAGGGACTTTTGAGggacgtaaaattggtttcaattatcgaatttcgggccatgttGGAAAAGAATGTTTCATTAAACATTCAGTGTTCTATTCTATTtagtttatttatagaggatttcaACCAACTTTGTTCTCTAAGCTTGGTATCCAATTTTAATGTAAAGGTCAAGCAAAGGCATGTTTCTGTCATAACGTCGTGATTTTGCAActgatcgagaagaaaacactcacataaattctttttaaaagcCAATCACcctattaatttgaatttcacattGAATGACAAGAAACTTTGAACACTGTTGAATGTTTtacccaaaattgtcgaaagaatgcgTCGTATTCAATATTCTAAGCTTATTTTGACATATTATtgattgaaagcgaaacgaaattcgtacgggatcagctagtcatttttatgaaatgtgatgaaaaccttcaatgatttgagtgttatgaaacaatcaaatcaatgaaattggttgaaaattttgcatgcCGACGAAAATGAACGTTCAAAGTCTGAACCTCAAAGTCAAAccttgaattttcgaaaaactgggaatttaaaaatgaaaaagttgtggccacgatgataaatataaaattcgTAAATCTGGCCCAAAACACGTCACACAAGAAGGTTGTAGAACCTTGTATCAAGTTTCTGTACGATTTCGTTCCTCAATATGCGCTTGTAATCACGTGCtagataaaaatatattaaaatttcagtgTATGAAAGtttgcattgaaaaaatcatgttgagaATCCCACACAGCATATTGATTCTGAACTCGAagtgagaataaaaatttaatcaaaatccggaatccatctaaaaaaaattggacataCGTAGTTCATTAGTCATATATAAACAACCTTTTCGCAGCACAACTCGATTATTCTTGTTCATGTGCTACCTCAATCCTCAACAGGTTTGGGTAATCACTAAGCAGTGAATAACGCTTTTTATATTGGTTGTACCTGGCTTTCGATAGCCCCTAACGGTTGTCGAAGGATAATTTCACAGgtgcatttattcagtctgtttTGTTAAACCTAGGCTAATGCTATAAACTCTGTTGAACCCCTCATTAGTATCACATTTCATCTTTGTGTTTGGTGTACTCTGAATCACAAATtcgaaaatcagttcaaaacaAGTCAAACAAATATCTTACCAGTGTGCTAATTGCAAATAAATGGCTATTTTAGCTAATGCCGGAACAACATCAACCAAATCCTGGAACCAGGGAGCAGTAAAGAAGCAGTTCAACTACAACGGCGCCACTGCTAATTACAAGAATATTAGTTACACCCCAAATCAATCAACCAGTAGCAGCAGCAACGGCAAAAAAGGCAGCACCATGTGGGGTGCGTCGAACGGTTCCGGTGGGGGAGGTTCCCAATCAGGGGCCACCAAAACTCTCGGCATGACCTCGGCCATCAGCCTGGCGGAACCGAAACCGGAAGACATCCAGAAAACGACCGAGCTGGGCAAAGCGCTGGAACCGTACAATGTTTTCGAGCAGGAATCGGAACTGAACCACCGGATGGAGATTCTGGCCAAGCTGAATACGCTTGTGAAGCAGTGGGTCAAGGATGTCTCGATCGCCAAGAATATGCCGGAGGCCCTGGCCGAGAAACTGGGAGGAAAGATTTATACTTTCGGTTCGTATCGATTGGGAGTGCATCACAAGGGTGCCGATATTGACGCGCTGTGTGTAGCCCCGAGAAATATCGAACGATCTGACTACTTTGGTTCGTTTTTCGAACTACTGAAGAAGCAGCCGGAGGTCACGGAATGTCGAGCCGTGGAGGAAGCCTTCGTGCCGGTTATCAAGATGAACTTCGATGGCATTGAGATTGATTTGTTGTTCGCACGACTAGCGTTGAAAGAGATACCGGACGATTTTGATCTGCGTGACGATATGCTGCTTAAGAATCTGGACCCCAAATCGGTGCGCAGCTTGAACGGATGTCGTGTAACGGACGAGATCCTGCGCCTAGTGCCGAACATTGACAACTTTCGATTAGCGTTAAGATCGATCAAGCTGTGGGCTAAAAGTAagtattctttttttcattttttttttgtgaatgatTCTAAACTAATATGTTTTACTTTTCTCTTTTTTAGAACATGGAATATATTCCAATTCGTTGGGCTATTTCGGTGGCGTTTCGTGGGCCATGTTAGTAGCTCGCACCTGTCAGCTTTACCCGAATGCCGTTGCGGCAACATTGGTTCACAAATTTTTCCTGGTATTCTCACGCTGGAAGTGGCCACAGCCAGTGCTGCTGAAGCAACCTGACAATGTCAATTTGAACTTTCCGGTGTGGGACCCACGGGTAAATGTGCAGGATCGATTCCATCTGATGCCGATCATTACCCCGGCGTATCCACAACAGAATTCTACCTTCAATGTGTCAAGCTCGACGCGTAAGGTGATGATGCAGGAGTTCAATCGAGGCATGCAGATCACCGATGAGATAATGCTTGGAAAGGCTAGCTGGGATAAGCTGTTCGAGGCGCCCAGTTTCTTCTTCCGGTACAGGCACTTTATCGTGTTGTTGGTCAGTTCGAATAACGCTGACGACCATCTGGAGTGGTGTGGGCTGGTGGAGTCGAAAATTCGTTATTTGATCTTGAACCTGGAACGCAACCAGCACATCCAGCTGGCACACGTCAATCCCAAATGTTTCGAACAACATGAACAAAATCAAACCGAACGTCAGAAGGAGCACGAAATTGGGAAAACTTCTACTCTATGCTCGCTATGGTTTATAGGGCTGGAGTTCGAACGCTCCGATAATTTGAACGTAGATCTCACCGATAGCATACAGAGTTTTACCGATTCGGTTCACAAACATGCGGTAAGTTAGAAATTTCTACAGCATCCATTAAAAGTCTAGATActaataaccatttttttccttttttttatttataggtCCATATCAAGCTTCTTAAGGACGGTATGAAAATCGAGGCTCGCCACGTTCGGCGG
This sequence is a window from Uranotaenia lowii strain MFRU-FL chromosome 3, ASM2978415v1, whole genome shotgun sequence. Protein-coding genes within it:
- the LOC129751378 gene encoding poly(A) polymerase type 3; this encodes MWGASNGSGGGGSQSGATKTLGMTSAISLAEPKPEDIQKTTELGKALEPYNVFEQESELNHRMEILAKLNTLVKQWVKDVSIAKNMPEALAEKLGGKIYTFGSYRLGVHHKGADIDALCVAPRNIERSDYFGSFFELLKKQPEVTECRAVEEAFVPVIKMNFDGIEIDLLFARLALKEIPDDFDLRDDMLLKNLDPKSVRSLNGCRVTDEILRLVPNIDNFRLALRSIKLWAKKHGIYSNSLGYFGGVSWAMLVARTCQLYPNAVAATLVHKFFLVFSRWKWPQPVLLKQPDNVNLNFPVWDPRVNVQDRFHLMPIITPAYPQQNSTFNVSSSTRKVMMQEFNRGMQITDEIMLGKASWDKLFEAPSFFFRYRHFIVLLVSSNNADDHLEWCGLVESKIRYLILNLERNQHIQLAHVNPKCFEQHEQNQTERQKEHEIGKTSTLCSLWFIGLEFERSDNLNVDLTDSIQSFTDSVHKHAVHIKLLKDGMKIEARHVRRKQLNQYLDSNLLKRERKNSDSGLSASSLTSAAVAAAAAAAVAGNNTPSKKRQSSEALPGNATKKGRNDSLDHSPTHSSSQSSSSQSSTSGTAAAALANNTSVGSSSLNNSSSNNAAISSTLSLDESSSETTSTTPTTTTATATPGTGTGGSPPAAAPQQTTATEVVCS